In a single window of the Balaenoptera acutorostrata chromosome 3, mBalAcu1.1, whole genome shotgun sequence genome:
- the LOC103002939 gene encoding partitioning defective 6 homolog beta-like: MYSEVAFLRPEEADYSAFGTDTLIKKKNVLTNVLLPDNHRKKPHIVISMPQDFRPVSSIIDVDILPETHRRVRLYKYGTEKLLGFYIQVGSSVMVTPHGLEKVPGIFISRFVPGGLAQSTGLLAVNDDVLEVNGIEVSGKSLDQATEMRIANSHNLIITVSPANQRNNVIRNSRTPGSSGQSTDNSLPGYPQQIEPSFEPEDEDSDEDDIITEDNGVPQQIPKAVRNTESLESLTQKELSFESGQNGFIPSNEVSLAPLASGTNTEFETRAPDQKLLEDGTIITL, encoded by the exons ATGTATTCCGAGGTAGCATTTCT GAGACCAGAAGAAGCAGACTACAGTGCCTTTGGTACAGACACACTAATAAAGAAGAAGAATGTTTTAACCAATGTGTTGCTTCCTGACAACCATAGAAAAAAGCCACACATAGTCATTAGTATGCCCCAGGACTTCAGACCTGTGTCTTCTATTATAGACGTGGATATTCTCCCAGAAACACATCGTAGGGTCCGTCTTTACAAATATGGCACTGAGAAACTCCTAGGGTTCTACATCCAGGTCGGCTCCAGTGTCATGGTGACACCCCATGGCTTAGAGAAGGTCCCAGGGATCTTTATATCCAGATTTGTGCCAGGAGGTCTGGCTCAAAGCACAGGACTATTAGCCGTTAATGATGACGTTTTAGAAGTTAATGGCATAGAAGTTTCCGGGAAGAGTCTAGATCAAGCAACTGAAATGAGGATTGCAAACAGCCACAACCTCATCATCACAGTGAGCCCAGCAAACCAGAGGAATAACGTCATTAGGAACAGTCGGACTCCCGGCAGCTCTGGCCAGTCTACTGACAACAGCCTTCCTGGCTATCCACAGCAGATCGAACCGAGCTTTGAGCCAGAGGATGAAGACAGCGATGAAGATGACATTATTACTGAAGACAATGGTGTGCCACAGCAGATCCCTAAGGCTGTTCGTAACACTGAGAGCCTGGAATCATTAACACAAAAAGAACTCAGTTTTGAATCTGGACAGAACGGTTTTATTCCTTCTAATGAAGTGAGCTTAGCACCCTTAGCAAGTGGCACAAATACAGAATTTGAAACGCGTGCTCCAGAtcaaaaactcttagaagatgGAACAATCATAACACTATGA